One genomic segment of Pseudomonas fortuita includes these proteins:
- the amaB gene encoding L-piperidine-6-carboxylate dehydrogenase, producing MVAGLLERLGVAAEAYTQGDYPVHTPIDGSQIASVKLLGKAETIARIDQAQSAFEAWRTVPAPRRGELVRLFGEVLREHKADLGELVSIEAGKITQEGLGEVQEMIDICDFAVGLSRQLYGLTIASERPGHHMRETWHPLGVVGVISAFNFPVAVWAWNTALALVAGNSVVWKPSEKTPLTALACQALFDKALKAFGDAPAGLAQLVIGGREAGEAMVDDPRVPLVSATGSTRMGREVGPRVAARFGRSILELGGNNAMILAPSADLDLAVRGILFSAVGTAGQRCTTLRRLIVHRSIKDEVVARVKAAYGKVRIGDPRKDNLVGPLIDKLSFDAMQGALAKARDEGGQVFGGERQLADQYPNAYYVSPAIAEMPAQSDVVRHETFAPILYVLAYDDFEEALRLNNEVPQGLSSCIFTTDIREAERFQSASGSDCGIANVNIGTSGAEIGGAFGGEKETGGGRESGSDAWKGYMRRQTNTVNYSRELPLAQGIVFD from the coding sequence ATGGTTGCTGGATTGCTCGAGCGCCTTGGCGTTGCCGCCGAGGCTTACACCCAGGGCGACTACCCTGTTCACACGCCGATCGACGGCAGCCAGATCGCCTCGGTGAAACTGCTTGGCAAGGCCGAGACCATCGCCCGCATCGATCAGGCCCAGAGCGCCTTCGAGGCCTGGCGCACTGTGCCAGCCCCGCGCCGTGGTGAACTGGTGCGCCTGTTTGGCGAAGTGCTGCGTGAGCACAAGGCCGACCTTGGCGAGCTGGTCTCGATCGAAGCCGGCAAGATCACCCAGGAAGGCCTGGGCGAAGTGCAGGAAATGATCGACATCTGCGACTTCGCCGTGGGCCTGTCGCGCCAGCTGTACGGCCTGACCATCGCCTCCGAGCGCCCGGGCCACCACATGCGTGAAACCTGGCACCCGCTGGGCGTGGTTGGCGTCATCAGCGCCTTCAACTTCCCGGTTGCCGTATGGGCCTGGAACACCGCCCTGGCCTTGGTGGCCGGTAACTCGGTGGTGTGGAAACCGTCTGAAAAGACCCCGCTGACTGCTCTGGCTTGCCAGGCGCTGTTCGACAAAGCCCTGAAAGCCTTCGGCGATGCCCCGGCTGGCCTGGCACAACTGGTGATCGGCGGCCGTGAAGCTGGCGAAGCCATGGTCGATGACCCGCGCGTACCGCTGGTCAGCGCCACCGGCAGCACCCGCATGGGGCGCGAAGTCGGCCCACGTGTAGCTGCCCGATTCGGCCGTAGCATCCTCGAGCTGGGTGGCAACAACGCCATGATCCTGGCGCCGAGCGCCGACCTGGACCTGGCCGTGCGGGGCATCCTGTTCTCGGCGGTGGGCACCGCCGGCCAGCGTTGCACCACCCTGCGCCGCCTGATCGTGCACCGCTCGATCAAGGACGAAGTGGTTGCCCGCGTCAAAGCCGCCTACGGCAAAGTGCGTATTGGCGACCCACGCAAAGACAACCTGGTGGGCCCGCTGATCGACAAGCTGTCGTTCGACGCCATGCAGGGTGCGCTGGCCAAGGCCCGCGACGAAGGTGGCCAGGTGTTTGGTGGCGAGCGTCAGCTGGCCGACCAGTACCCGAACGCCTACTACGTATCGCCTGCCATCGCCGAAATGCCGGCGCAGAGCGACGTGGTGCGCCACGAAACGTTCGCCCCGATTCTTTATGTGCTGGCTTACGACGACTTCGAAGAGGCCCTGCGCCTGAACAACGAAGTGCCACAAGGCCTGTCGTCGTGCATCTTCACGACCGACATCCGTGAGGCGGAGCGCTTCCAGAGTGCTTCGGGCAGCGACTGTGGTATCGCCAACGTCAACATCGGCACCAGCGGTGCCGAGATCGGCGGCGCGTTTGGTGGCGAGAAGGAAACCGGCGGTGGTCGTGAGTCGGGTTCGGATGCGTGGAAAGGCTACATGCGTCGCCAGACCAACACCGTGAACTACTCGCGCGAGCTGCCGCTGGCGCAGGGTATCGTGTTCGACTGA